Sequence from the Neptunomonas japonica JAMM 1380 genome:
CGAGTAACGCACAGTTTGACCAATGGCTGAAAGACCGTGATCCTGCGAGCGGAATACGTGAGTTTGAAGCCGTTAATACCCTTGCACATGAACAAGGGTTATCTTTGGTAGAAGACTGCTTGATGCCTGCCAATAATCAATTACTTATCTGGCAACGTTGATGCTTCAATAGCAGCTCTAAATAGCAATGTTTTCTAGACAAGTGTCGCAATTAAGTAAAACTTATTCGTAAGAACGAATATGTCCATCATCATTAATAGCGACTTGTACACATTCGGTTTCTGTCACTTTTCGTAAAGCTCGTCCATCAGGGCAGCGCCCCCATACCTCTACTTTCATACGAATAGAACTATTACCCGCTTCGACAATCTCCGTATAGAAGCTCAGAATGGTGCCCACAAGTACCGGTGACATAAACTCCATCCCACCAATAGATACTGTGGCAACACGACCTGCGGTTTCACCTCCCGCACGCATCTCGGCAGCGAGTACAGCTTGCGAAGATACCCAACCACCATATACATCGCCAAAAACATTAGTCGCTGCATGACTAGCAGGGACTCTTAATGTCAACTCACCACGAGGTTCTAAATCAGATTGTTCACTTTTCATTATTTTTCTTATTCAATATTTTGTTATTTTTAACAGTTCAAAGACACTTATACAAATTTAGACTTAAGTATAAAACAGCTATAC
This genomic interval carries:
- a CDS encoding acyl-CoA thioesterase, with product MKSEQSDLEPRGELTLRVPASHAATNVFGDVYGGWVSSQAVLAAEMRAGGETAGRVATVSIGGMEFMSPVLVGTILSFYTEIVEAGNSSIRMKVEVWGRCPDGRALRKVTETECVQVAINDDGHIRSYE